The following DNA comes from Neovison vison isolate M4711 chromosome 13, ASM_NN_V1, whole genome shotgun sequence.
TGTTCACTCACAAACAAATGGTCTAATAGAATGGTAGAATGGTATACTGAAGACTTTATGGCTCTTTTCGAAGATGAGATCTTTCTTCTCTGAATTTGGGTATCAAACTGTAGATATGGTAGATCCTCTCACTGTTATACATAACAACTTACTCAAAAATTTTTGCTTCTCATCTCTATCACTCTAAGCTCTACTGTGTTGGAGGTCTTGGTGCCTAAGGAAGAAATGCTTCTACCAGAGTAGATGACATTTTCATTAAATGGAAATTAAGACTGATTATTGGCCATTTGAGTTTGACCAGAGAGCATGCTTAACTACAAGTCCTCTAGATTAATGTCTGCGAAGCTGATTCTAATAGAAACCACTCAGAATTAAGGAGATAAATACTAAACTTGGATAGCATGGAAGAAAGTGACTAAAACGTTTGAGTTGAGAGCATGTAGATCTTGGATTTTGTTATGGCAGATTATATTCTTAAGCCCTTCTACTTTTGCAATATTAGGAAATCAGTAAAATCATATTTAACACTCAGGTTTATCTAATAAGGATAGACAGAGAAAAAAGATTCTCAGTATTCTGGGCAGAAAAAAAGATTGCTTAAAACATATAGTggtgcatcaccacttcctcatatcagggagatcatatgatagttgtctttctccgcttgacttatttcgctaagcatgatacgctctagttccatccatgttgtcgcaaatggcaagattttgtttcttttgatggctgcatagtattccattgtgtatatataccacatcttcttgatccattcatctgttgatggacatctaggttctttccatagtttggctattgtggacattgctgctataaacatttgggtgcacgtgcccctttggatcactacatttgtatctttagggtaaatacccagtagtgcaattgctgggtcatagggcagttctattttcaacattttgaggaacctccatgctgttttccagagtggttgcaccagcttgcattcccaccaacagtgatgcaacatgggggcttaagtgggtaggagaagaatccatgaaacaagatgggatagggagggagacaaaccataagtgactcttaatctcacgaaacaaactgtgggttgctgggggtaggggggttaggagaaggggggtagggttatggacattggggagggtatgggttttggggtaaattggaaggggaggtgaaccatgagagactatggactctgaaaaacaatctgaggggtttgaagtggtggggggtgggaggttggggtaccaggtggtgggtattatagagggcatggcttgcatggagcactgggtgtggtgaaaaaataatgaatactgtttttctgaaaataaataaattgaaaaaaatatatagtggtgaCAGTATAGTGAATGAATGGTGTACTCATGAGAATGAATTGAGGCTACAGGCCAAGATAGAGACAACTAAATGGTTGACTCTTATTACTTTTCTACCATTTGTGTGCGGGCTTGTCTTTAGGTAAAGTTTCTCTCAGTCCAAGTTTATATTGCATGGTCAAATTGATTGCAAATTATGCTATTTCcaatatattgtttattttgttagGTTAATAGAAATACTCTGGTAttcttgacatatttcactctttcactttctttgtgGGAAATAATTTTCTATCATATTGGGTagtgttatttattaaatgaacaGTCTTGGAATTAAAATTGATCTTTGAATCctgagtgaagaaaaaaataaggctgCATTATCTGAAGAACTTTAATTCACATATCTGAGTCTCATTTTCTTAGTCATACATTGgaaataataacatttaaattaatgCATATAACACAAAGGTATAGGGTAGACTTTCAAGGATAAGTGCATTATTTTTGTCactttgttgtattttgtttccatgttaagagaaaaaaacctgtgcatatatcaaatatttattttatgacttttattGTTGATTGTTAGAAATGAATTTCAATCCACTTAATATATAATTCTGCAAGAAAGAAGGTAAATTTTAGTTGTAAGTGGAAACctaggaattttttaaatacaaaagacTGCACTTCAGTATGCCATAATCAGTACATGTTACAAGTTTTGAATGGAAAAATTGTCctttatatgttcattaaaatatACTGTTTACTATATATTAACCCATGTATTAGGTACTGCCATTTTAGGAATTAATCAGGCAAAAGCATGACTCTTGCTTTTGAGCTTACATTTCATGACTTTCACACAAATGGTTAATAACAGTgtaagacaaaataaatattggTCCTTAAGACTAAGATAACCAAGGGAAATATTAGCTTTTACCATTTTTTATGGGTACTGAGTTAATGGAAATGAAACACAGAATCCTTCCATTcctattccctacatattttccaCTTTCATtgcattatctttatttttttctccccctccttcctatTAGTATATGAGTAGGaagttaagttaaaaaataattcatttgccTCTTGACAAGAGGTTAGATGAAGTTTTAAGGGAAGAAGTCAATGTCAGAGGAATACTTCTCAAATGAAGTTAGGAGAAGGTTTATTAAGATAACACTATCCATCAGGATGGGTGGATGGCTTTGGGCAATGAATTTTAGGTTCTCATTTAACATAGTTAAAGGCACAGGAAGGCTGATTAGATAATTCCCTCAGAAAGAAGGATCACTAATGTGGGGTTTTAGGAATATATTTTGGTGGTGGTCTACTGGTTGagtaaataaatgtgattttttaaattatattaaccCTATTCCTGCTCTTGGAGACAGCCATAACATATAGAAATAAACTGAATTCCTAGATTTTCAACCTATTTTACAAGGTCAATGTATTATCAATTTGAAGTGCTTACAGTAAATTTTCTGGGCATTAAATACTTCCCTTGGAATCCATGTAGTAGTGTCTGAATCTTTTCATGGcatcttttatctctttatttctcaGGGTATAAATAGCTGGGTTTAGGAGAGGTGTAATAACAGAGTAAAAGACAGCAAGAAATTTGTCCACCCAGGTGATGCTGAGTGGCCAGACGTAGATGAAGATGCAAGGCCCAAAGAAAAGCACCACCACTGTGATGTGGGCAGTACAGGTAGATAGTGCCTTAGATGCACCAGCTTTAGAGCTTTGGCAGATAGTAAGAAGAATATAGGTATAGGATATCAACAACAGAATAAAGCAGGTCATGGCCAGAACCCCACTGTCAGTGTTCATTAATATTCCCAAATTGTAGGAATCTATGCAGGCAAGCTTAATTACCAGGGGTATGTCACAGAAGAAGCTGTCAATTTCCCTGGGGCCACAGAAGGGCAATTGCACAATCACAGCCATTTGACTCATGGCATGCACAAAGCCAATGGTCCAGGAAGCCACCACCAGCCCAGTGCATTTTTGCAGGCTCATAATGGTTGAATAGTGCAgtggcttgcagatggctacaAAGCGGTCATAGGCCATTACCACTAAAAGCACCATCTCACCCCCTCCAACAAAATGTACATAGAGGATCTGGCACATACACCCTCCAAAGGAAATAGTCTTGTTCTCCCTAAGAAAGTCTGTGATCATCTTTGGAGTGGTGACTGAAGAAAGCCACATATCAACAAAGGACAAGTTGGCCAACAAGAAGTACATGGGGCAATGAAGATGGGGGTCAGTGATGATTAGGATCATAATGACAATATTTCCAGATATAATAATCAggtaaagtataaaaaatattattaagaataaGACCTGCATGTTCCATGAGTGGCAAAGTCCCAGAAGCACAAATTCTGACACTGTAGACACATTTGCTTTATCCATTCTATTCAGTGTGTCCTTTAAAATAACCTAGAGAGAAGGATAGATTGTCAGTTAGTGGCACTGGAAAGggtatttaatttttagaattcagttgaaatttaatttcattgaAAGTTAAGTTTCACTGAAAATGAGCATTTATATCTGGAAGTGAAAATATAACTGGGAAGACAATTCTTGGCAAAATATTCATGCCATTATGCCTTTTAAAAGAAGCTAAATGTCTAAGATTGACTTTCCAAAAAGCAAAGTCTGAGATAGGATTTTCATGTAAATGATTTATTGAGAGGGTGCTCTTGTAAGAAGTGAGTGAGGAAAGCAGCACAGctaaagaaaatgctaaaaaaaaaaaaagaaaaagaaaaaagttgtggTGTCATCTGGAAATTAGCTTCAGTCCACCACCCCAGTAAAAAGCATCTGAGTGGGGTACTACCAATAACCATTACAcgaaataactaaaatttaagtcatctatttaagaaaattatagtgAGCAGATATCAAATCCAGAGCAATTGACATGGTACGAAATTACAGTTTCATTGTATTATGCATAATGATTCCTTCAAACCTCagttgaacctctttttataaaatatcataaaactattttattactataaaatatGTGTTGGAACAATCTGTTGGAGAGAAGTTATAGAAAGCCTTATAATATTTTGGCAGgataattcaaattaaaaatcaggcacataatttattattaagaccacaatgaaatgaaatgcaTTTAGTGAACTaaatgtattagaaaaaaatttggagAGTTGTCTGAGAAAGGGATTAACCAAAGAGGAAGATAACTCCTACTCAGAGTCTAACGTGAAATCTGAATGATAGCAAATATATaaccaaaatataataaataatcaaatttatCAATATAAGATATTTGTGTTCATTTACAGTTGACTTTTGAACAACACAGGTGTTATGAACAACCCAGGTGAactgtgtggggttttttttatatGCTGATTTTTTCAGTaggtacagtactgtaaatatatttttgcttatgactttttaaataatgttttcctttttctagctTCACTGTGGTAattcaatatataataaatatacaaaatatttttgttgtcagTAGTGCTTTTtggtcaacagtagactattGTTAAATTTTGGATGATTCAAAAGTTGTATACAAATTTTTTACTCCATTTTTCAAGGGTCAGCTATATATTCATGGATGCTAGGAAATCCCTAGGTTTACAAATAATGCCATACAGGTTTGAAATATCTACGTGTCATTTATAGGATATAAATATATTGTAGACTTATGGAAGTAAAAAGTACATCTGACAGCGCTGAGTGAGCACAAAGATAAAATTTGAGATCATCAGTTATATACCTctaaatataatatgtaaatgtttataatttctttttcaaaatattttatttatttatttgacagacagagatcacaagcaggcaaagaggcaggctgagacagagagagggggaagcaggctccctgctaagcagagagcccaatgcagggtttgatcccaggatcctgggatcatgacctgagctgaaggcagaagctttaacacactgagccaaacaggcaccccaataaatatttataatttcttattttgtacAAATACTATGTAAGTATAataatgacattctttttttttttcagcatgacagtattcattgtttttgcaccacacccagtgctccatgcaatccgtgccctctataatacccaccacctggtaccccgacctcccaccccctgccccctcaaaactctcagattgtttttcagagtccatagtctctcattgttcacctccccttccagtttccctcaactcccttctctccatctccccttgtcttccatgctatttgttatgctccacaaataagtgaaaccatatgataattgactttctctgcttgacttatttcactcagcataatctcttccagtcccgtccatgttgctacaaaagttgggtattcgtcctttctgatggaggcataatactccatagtgtatatggaccacatcttccttatccatttgtccattgacgggcatcttggttctttccacagtttggcaacttggctattgctgctataaacattggggtacagatggcccttctttttatacatctgtatctttggggtaaatacccactagtgcaattgtagggtcatagggaagctctatttttaaattcttgaggaatctccacactgttctgatgtgaacagacacttctccaatgaagacatacaaatggctatcagacacatgaaaaaatgttcatcatcactagccatcagggagattcaaattaacatttttttctacattaacAAGCACACTCTTAGCAGGTTATACAGATGCAAAAGAAGTTCAGACCTGCTATCTGCTTTCAGTAGCTTTgtatcttttttacttttcacttCTGCTTTTGTCTGAGAGGGGTTATTCACATTTTAAGAAACCATACATGAGGCAGTAGCACATTTTATTAAAGCGCCTTTGAAATTCTTAACTTTAActtggaaaattttcataaaggaAGTAATGATAACCTTGGGATTAGTAAAATTGAGAAATCAGGGAAAGGAGACAAATTGAGCTACTTTTGTAGGAGTATTAAATATGGCAACACATTTTTCATGGTCTTCTACACTCAATGTTCATCCACTaagattttttaaacaataatcaTTCTAAAACTGAGATTCTCAACATTTATGTTTTTACAAGAGAAACTTGGACTCAAATAATTTAATGAATTGCCTGAGATGCACACTGGGTGAGGTGCACAGGGAGAAAGTCCAAGTTCCTTCTTCCAGCTTAAGatgccttccttttctttcagattgtAGTTTTATCTTACTTCTCTAGTAACTGAATTATGTCATTTCTCACTTGATATATaactgtttttacttctttttttttaatttttaaaaaatattttatttatttgacaggcagagatcacaagtaggcagacaggcaggcagagaggaggaagcaggctccctgctgaacagagagcctgatgtgaggcctgatcccaggaccccgggatcatgatctgagccgaaggcagaggctttaactcactgagccacccaggcgtcccaaatgtTTTTACTTCTATCTCTATGTTAAAAGTTATCTTAGCATATAGTACTCTAACCGATATGAAAAAAACTTAATCCTCTAAAATGGCAAGATCCACTTGAGCCAAGATAAGTGGAAGTTGCTAATATCCAGTAGCCATCAAAGAACAGAGATCTAAAGCAGACCTGAGAACATCTCTGTGGGGTTGCATGATGGTGGTCTGTACACCTTTGTTAAAGGAACCATAGAAGCTCCCATAGGAATAGGATGGGAGGGAAAAAACTGTAttaccctctttattttttttaaagaatttatttatttatttgacagacataaatcacaagtaggcagagaggcaggcagagagagagaggaagaagcaggctccctgccgagcagagatcccaatgcaggacttgatcccaggaccctgagatcatgacctgagtcaaaggcagaggcttaacccattgagccacccagacacccctgtattACCCTCTTTAAAGGTCAGGAGTTAAACAAGCCACACTCAAGATGTCATGGATGAGCATGGGAAATACAGATatgtacagatattttaaaaattaaagaaaagagtcACAGGGAACATGAGATAGCTTAccaaatatgaatttttttctaagactggattgctttttcctcttctcttctgatGTATGCTTGAGATGACGTCCACAGTTGGGTGGAGACAGTATCTGTAGAAGCACTTTCCCTCAGCCTGACATATATTCATCACTAGAAGAATCCCTTGGGTGAAATTTTCCTATTCTGTATTCTGGGTAGGAcaagaattatgaaaataatttctgttggACATCTCTTGGGAATAACATTTTCATATTCTAGAAATCAGAACAAGGAGATaagaaaaatcacatataaaGCAGCTATGCATTAAATATTagtgaagttttaaatttttatcatttaacaTAGAAGTACCAAGAAGATGTCTTCTGCAATCTTATTCTCTAACTAGATTTATGTCATCAAATTCAGTTAAGGTTTTAGTGCTAGTTGCAAGGGAAGTCATATTTTGACTAGTGTGTTCTATAACCACCATCATGGGTGGCTGCAAGATGAGTAGATATCTGTACCCACTGGCCAAATCTTTAGGTTAATTTAGAGGCCTTAAGTGGGTCCAGCCATGCAAGCACAAGGTTTTAGTGCTAGTTGCAAGGGAAGTCATATTTTGACTAGTGTGTTCTATAACCACCATCATGGGTGGCTGCAAGATGAGTAGATATCTGTACCCACTGGCCAAATCTTTAGGTTAATTTAGAGGCCTTAAGTGGGTCCAGCCATGCAAGCACAAGGTTTTAGTGCTAGTTGCAAGGGAAGTCATATTTTGACTAGTGTGTTCTATAACCACCATCATGGGTGGCTGCAAGATGAGTAGATATCTGTACCCACTGGCCAAATCTTTAGGTTAATTTAGAGGCCTTAAGTGGGTCCAGCCATATATACTATACAGACAGTGTCAACACCACATCACTCTTTAAAGGCTGTATCCTTCAGGCAGCTAGCTTCTGGGAGTAGGGTAGGCAAGTAGAAtgcacattccaaggacaggtAGGTGGTGAGAAACCTCCAACTGCCCTGGTCCAGCTCATGGGTGAACTGGTGGTCACATCCTCTTTATGACCTTCCCCTCCAGTTTgctgattatatttaaaaaaaaaattatttctccttgcaactctttcagtttttgtttttaattctgttatCAGGgacataaataattaaatcattaCTACTTCCTGATTAATTGATTTCTTTCTCAATatgaaattgctttttttaaaagattttgtttatttgagaaagagaacacatgcAAGAGCctaaatgggggaggggcaaaaggggagagagagaagcagattccccgttgagcagggggcctgggtggcaaGGGGAGGtagcctcaatcccaggattctgggatctcGACCTGAGCCTACAggagacactgaactgactgagccacccaagcaccccatgaaATGACATTCTTATCCCTGGTAttattctttgctctgaaatgtACTTTGATATTAAAATGGCCTCTGATGAATTCTTTTGATCTGTGTTCATATGATAtatcttttttctatatttttctgtcctttatttttttattttttttaaatagcctttttctttagaatagttttagatttacaccAAAATTTAGTGGACCATACAAAGAGTTTTCATATACCTCCTGAGCACCCCCCATATGCATAATTTCCCTCATGGTCAACAGTTGATACCACAGTGACATATCTTTCCAATCAGTGAACCCACACTGACATATCACTATCACTCAAAATCCATTgtttatattagggttcactTTTGATGTTGTATACACTATAGgttattacaaatatataataacatgTATTCACCATTGTAGTGTCATACAGAATAGTTCCACTGCTCTGAAATCATATGTGCTCTGCCTATTTACTTTCCCCTCTTTCTTAATCCCTGGcaactactaattttttttttcttcagtgttccagaattcattgcttatgtaccacacccagtgctccatgcaatatatgtcctccctaatacccactaccaggcttacccaacccctctctcacctcccctccaaaaccctcagtttgtttctcagaatccaaagTCTCTCATCTTTCATCCCCACCaccaatttccccaactcacttttccgcTCCATCtccccaatgtcctccatgttattcctttgctccacaaataagtgaaaccatatgataattgactctttctgcttgacttatttcacttagcataatctcttctagtcccgtcaatgttgatacaaaagttgggtattcatcctttctgatggaggcgtaatactccatagtatatgaggaccacatcttctttatcctttcatctgttgaagggcatcttggttctttccacagtttggcaactgtgaccattgctgctatgatcattggggtacagatggcccttcttttcactacatctgtatctttgaggtcaatacccaatagtgcaatccCTGGCAACTACTAATTTTATGGATTGCATAGTTTGaccttttccagaatggcatatagttggaatcatacaacataCATTCGTTTTTTTCCCTTAGTAATACGCCTTTCAGTTTCTTACATGTCTTTTTGTAGCCagatagcttatttctttttagcactgaataatatttcattgtctggacATACCGTGgtctatttatccattcaccttctGAAGGAGATCTTCAGTATGGAGGTTTTTGTTCCAATGTATTTGGGTAAATGCTAAGCAGCACAGTTGGTGGACTGAATGGTAAGtgtttatttagttttgtaagaaactgccaattgtcttccaaagtaggTGTACCATTTTGGATTCTCATCAGGATTAGAGTCCCTGTTGCCCCATATCCTTGCTAGCATTTGATGTTATCAATGTTTTAGATTTAGTAATCCTAATAAGTTTATAGTGGATCtcgttttaatttttaattctttgatgatacatgatgctgagcatcttttcacatgcttatttgtcatctgtatatattctttttttaaaatattttatttatttatgacaaagagatagcaagagagggaacacaagcacagggcagctggagagggagaagaaggctccctgctgagaagggctccatctcaggaccctgggatcataacctgagccgaaggcacacgcttaactgactgagccacccaggcacccctatattctTTAGTGAGGTTTTTAATCAGGTGTCttgatgactttttttcttaatgaggttgtttctttgttgttgagtTTAAAGAGATCTTTGAGTATACTGGATAGCAACACTTTATCATATAGGTctcttgtaaatattttttcccagagtggctgtttttctcattctcttggcATTGTCATTTGCagagaaaatgttctaaatttccACGCAGTACAGCTTgtcagttatttctttcatggattgtgcctttggtggtgtatttttaaaagttactgcCACACACAAGGTCATCTAGACTttttcctatgttatcttctaggagatTTATATTTTTCACTTCACAAAAGGTCTGTGATCCTTTTGGGTTAAATTTTGTGAAAAGTGTAAGGTGTAtgttggtttctctttttcttttcttttcttttttctttttctccctcctcctcctcctcctcctccactttcttcttcttcttcttctccttcttcttcttctccttcttcttcttcttcttcttcttcttcttcttcttctccttcttcttcctcctcctcctcttcttcttcttcttcttcttcttcttcttcttcttcttcttcttcttcttctcctctctctctctctctctctctctattttttggCACATGGATGTCCAGTTGCTCAAGTAGCATTTGTGGAATAGACTCTCTTCGCTCCCCTGCATTACTTTTGCTCTTTTCAAAGATCAGTTGTCTAAATTTATGTGAGTATATTTCTGGACCTTCTATCTCTTCCCATTGATATATGTCAATACCACATTATCTTTGTTACTATAGCTTTTTAGTTAAGTTCTGAACTTGAGTAGTGTCTGTTCTTTGACTTTGTTCTCTTCCTTCATCCTCACAGATTTAACCTATCTATgactttacatttaaaatgtgtttctgttCTGTAGTATATACTTGAATGTGCATTGGTAAGAAGTATTGGTctatagtttgtttgtttatttatttatttatttatttatttatttttgtgctgtctttgtctggctttggtatcagggtaaaattgccctcatagaatgagttgtgaaatgtttcctatttctccatttcttggaAGAGTTTTAGAGGAATTGgtcctatttctttaaaaatttggcagAATTTACCAATGAAGCCATCAGAGCATGGAGTTTTcctttgggaaattaaaaaaaaatactaacaatgTCTATTTCTTATATGTCTCTTTAGATTTTctattattgtatatttttagGCATTTGTCCCTTTCATATGATTTCTCTAATTTGTTGGTACATAGTTTTCCTTAGTAttcctttaaaatacatatattttttattttttaggatcaTTAGAGATGTTTCCACTGTGACCCTGATCATTTCAAATAGTAGGCCACGGACATAGATTTTTTGCATTGCTCTCCAAATAAAATCACCTTCCTCGGGCAGGGCTTCcatgtttctcttttctgtaatGCTCACCTGGGCAGATCTCCACACCATGGGCATATCTCCACAGTGTGGAGCCAGAGCCAAGTTGGGGAGATGGGAGCCATCAGTTATCATGGCCAGCCTTAGTAACACCTGGGATATAATCTCTTTGTCTCAGTTCTGGAGCTTGGAAGGATAATGGGAGCTTTTCCTTATGGGATGCAGCACGTATGTAGCAGAGAACTTTGACATTAGAGAACTGGGAGAAATAGGTGCAGAATCTGGCTTAATGTCAGAGACTTCCTCTGTTATtactgagattctttttttttcttttaattatttatttatttatttatttattccaatttatttattttcaaaaaaacattattcattattttttcaccacacccagtgctccatgcaagccgtgccctctataatacccaccacctggtaccccaacctcccaccccccccgccacttcaaacccctcagactgtttttcagagtccgtagtctctcatggttcacctccccttccaatttacccaaattccctactcctctctaacgccccttgtcctccatgctatttgttatgctccacaaataagtgaaaccatgtgataattgactctctctgcttgactgatttcactcagcataatctcttccattcccgtcTGTGTTGCTACAAAGtagggtattcgtcctttctgatggaggcataatactccatagtgtatatggaccacatcttccttatccattcgtctgttgaagggcatcttggttctttccatagtttggcgactgtggccattgctgctataaacattggggtacagatggcccttcttttcacgacatctgtgtctttggggtaaatacccaggagtgcaattgcagggtcatagggaagctctatttttaatttcttgaggaatctccacactgttct
Coding sequences within:
- the LOC122893337 gene encoding olfactory receptor 4K14-like, with the translated sequence MDKANVSTVSEFVLLGLCHSWNMQVLFLIIFFILYLIIISGNIVIMILIITDPHLHCPMYFLLANLSFVDMWLSSVTTPKMITDFLRENKTISFGGCMCQILYVHFVGGGEMVLLVVMAYDRFVAICKPLHYSTIMSLQKCTGLVVASWTIGFVHAMSQMAVIVQLPFCGPREIDSFFCDIPLVIKLACIDSYNLGILMNTDSGVLAMTCFILLLISYTYILLTICQSSKAGASKALSTCTAHITVVVLFFGPCIFIYVWPLSITWVDKFLAVFYSVITPLLNPAIYTLRNKEIKDAMKRFRHYYMDSKGSI